The nucleotide sequence GCCGCAAGCCGGATCTGAGCCAGCTAGATTTGGACAAGGCGGGTGTAGAGGTGGAAAAGGGTGCGATCGCAGTTGATGCCCACAGCCGTACTTCTCAGCCCTCAATTTTTGCGGTGGGCGACTGCACCAACCGCAAGCCCCTGACCCCAGTTGCCAAAGCTGAGGGCGTTGCCGCTGCCAAAACCCTATTTGGCCCAGAGCCTACCGAGGTGTCTTATCGCTGGGTGCCTTCGGCTGTCTTTTGTTTTCCAGAAATCGCCAGCGTTGGCTGGAGCGAGGCCGAAGCGCAAGAGCATGAGACTATCGAAGTTCACTGTGAAACGTTTGTGCCGCTGAACTACAAGCTGACCAGCCAAAAGCCAGAAGCGCTGATCAAAGTGGTGATAGCCAAAGCGTCCCAGGAAATTTTGGGCCTGCACATGGTGAATGATGCCTCAGCCGAAATCATCCAGGGCCTAATTCCGGCTTTGCGACGGGGATTGACCCTGTCGGAGTTGACCGAGACGATTGCCATCCATCCCACCTCGGCGGAGGAGATCTTTGCCCTTAGCTAGATCTGATGGGCTGCAGGCAGTCTGAACGCTTAACCGCCGCTGACCGGCGGGATGAGCACCACTTCGTCTCCATCTTGTAGCGGGGTGTCGGGCTCGACAAACTGCAGGTTGATGCCGAAGCGGGTTAGCGCTCGCCACTGCTCTAGCTCGGGGTGGTCGGTGAGGATGCGATCGCACACCGCCACCACCGTTGTCCCGGCAGGAAAGGCCAGCTCAATCTCCGACTGGCCATAAGCTTCCTGATAAGCAGCAA is from Pseudanabaena sp. FACHB-2040 and encodes:
- a CDS encoding MoaD/ThiS family protein, whose product is MSDAVTVIVKLFAAYQEAYGQSEIELAFPAGTTVVAVCDRILTDHPELEQWRALTRFGINLQFVEPDTPLQDGDEVVLIPPVSGG